Proteins from a single region of Hordeum vulgare subsp. vulgare chromosome 6H, MorexV3_pseudomolecules_assembly, whole genome shotgun sequence:
- the LOC123403350 gene encoding uncharacterized protein LOC123403350, with amino-acid sequence MASSGAVAAMLKNKMLVSCVMLLVVVLMAAQMAAAAAGDDGAAPRRLLDACRYRNCNCRTCPIFNWACCGLCCPPA; translated from the coding sequence ATGGCATCCAGCGGCGCCGTGGCGGCGATGCTGAAGAACAAGATGCTCGTCTCCTGCGTGATGCTCCTGGTTGTCGTGCTGATGGCCGCgcagatggcggcggcggcggcgggcgacgaCGGCGCAGCACCCCGGCGCCTGCTCGATGCGTGCCGCTACAGAAACTGCAACTGCCGCACTTGCCCCATTTTCAACTGGGCGTGCTGCGGCTTGTGTTGCCCGCCGGCGTAG